The Solanum dulcamara chromosome 2, daSolDulc1.2, whole genome shotgun sequence region CCCTTAGTATTTCTCATCCTCGGATGATTTTTTCCTGCTAATATTCACTCCATTGAAAGATATAGAACCTCAAGTTACATAAGCAACCATAACAATAGcggcatttttggaccaaactattaattaataaagCAACTAAAGTTTTAATCAACATTAAGGTTGCAATCAACGTCCTCTAGTCTAAAGTGGCAAGCATGCAataaattataacataatacataaatatgacccTTACCTTGGCTTCAACTGACAACTATGATCTTTAACTTTACTAATGCACAAGTAGACTttttaactatccaaaacttgaacaaatagacacattcgtccTACATGACATCCTAAATGTCAATTTTGTGTCCTATGTGACATCCTACGTATATTGTGCCACGTAGGAcatgtgtgtctacttgttcaattttatacaagtttaagtgcctAATTGTGCACACTCAAAGTTGGAGAACATAAATGTAAAATGAGGTCAAgttaaatgacatatttatgtattatgccataAATTATTCCGTGGTCCTATTGAATATTGTCCAAGTTACACTACCAATAGAGAaccacacacacaaaaaaaacaagaagaaaacaattaGAAAGCAAGTACACATCCCAGGAAAAAGCACAAATAGAATGAAATAGAGAGCATAGAAACTTCAACTGGTTGTATCCCCTTCTTACTACACCAATAAATAAATCCACAAATTTCCTCTAGCACCCCCTTCAAGCCTCGACGTCAATGTCGACACTTCTATAGCATAATCCTAGTGATTATAGTGTGTATTGGAGGCGAACTTGGGATCTACAGTCCGTGAGTTCAGACTGAGTACGCTCTAAACATATTAGAACGTAGAACATAGAATTGAAAGATTAAAATGAGCAGAGCAAATGAGTACTTTGTGAAAAATCAACCTTAACGAATTGTATCAACTATTTACTGCTTGTGGCCAAGAGCCAACAATTTCTTAGGAGGTTAAACTTGTGCAGATCCTAAAAACCTATGCTTCTTCACAATCATTTGTTTCTATTTACAGATGGAAATTAAACAGCAGATGTAACGCACGATGAGGTTAATGAGAATTATAAACTAGCAATGCATAAATATGTGAAAGAGAAGGAATAATCTAATGTTTAACTGAGATCAATGTCAACCCTCTCCGGGATTGCCCTTTCGGTTTGGTTGGCACTGAGCTCCACACCTAGCTGTCCCTTATCGCCCGCGCCAAATGCATACAGCTTACCAGATTCTGTCAATGCAAATGTGTGGGCATTCCAGTATATTGAATTAGTGAGACTTATCTGCACCACTCTTTCATTCAGCTGCTTCAATGATGTTACAACTTCAGGGAATAAAACATTTGAGTGCCTGTTACCCTGAAATTCGGAATGGTCATTTTGTAAACAAAGAGTTAGAAGAACTCAACTTCAGCGGGATAGGAAAAAAATAGTGAAACTTTTAACATTTTCACTTGATATCCAACAGGATCATTGTTCAGGTGGCCACTCTATGTTTTTACAAGATGTTCAATGTTCTCCTATTCTAGTAAATCCAAGCCTATATGCACCCGAACACATGTAAAATATTCAAGAAGGAACCGAAGAGAGAGAAACGAAAAAGAATATCCAGAACAGACTAAAGCAATAAGTAAGCTGGACAAGGTATGCAGGCGAATAGACTTCTAAAACTATATCCAGCATCTCATTCTTGACGAAAAAACAATATGAGAAACCAAAATTATGAGAAGGCCAAACCTGTGCTTCAGCGGCAGCAGTATTATGCCCTAGACTAGATGATTCTCCACAACCAAATGAATAAACATTTCCGTCATCAGAAACCACAAAGGTTGTATAGTCACCTGTAGCAACATAAACAGCCTTTACGTTGCTTAGTGCTTCCACTACCTTAGGAGCTGATTCACAGTCTTCATTACCGTGACCCAAGCACCCATAACGACCCCAACCCCATGTACAGACCCTTCCATCATTCCCTACAACAGCAGCATGCCAAGCCCCAGCTGCAACAACTGCAGGTTGAATATTCAAAGTTTGAAACTGTTCAATTAACCTCGGGACTTTTTCATCAGTTCGTGTTCCATGACCAAGCTTTCCACCCAATCCACAACCAACAGAATACACAGACCTGATGTTTGCCAAAAGATGTCAAAGAAATCTCTTAGGAGACTCATTTCTTGATGTGCTACTCATGACATGATGCTAAAGGAGAAAACATTGAGATTCTTGTAAGCTATTCAAAATAGTCGCTAGCTAGGTTAGGACATTGAGTGATCAACATGGGTATATCAGATGTAATTTTTGGTACAGAAAGTGACTTATTCTCAAGAAAATGAAACAGACTTTCTAAAAGATGAAGAGGGAGCTTACATGCCACTAGGTTGACAAGCCAGAGCAAGAAGGTAGCAATATCCTGCTGCAATTTGCACCACTGGGATATTCTCTAATGCGCCTAATAATGGACGGGGTTCCAGATCAGCTTGCTCAGTTTGATGACCAAGTTTAGTTTCATTTCCCCAAGAGAATGTATAaacccttccttctcttgataATACTGCAGTGAAGAAATTCCCAATTGCAGCTTGTACAACAAAGATGTCTTTTAAAGATTCAACCAGCTGAGGAGTTGTCACTACTTTATTTCCTTGGACGCCGTACTCAGCTTCGCCAAACGAATCTTTGCCAAATGCATACACCTTCCCAGTGTCACTGATCAGCATAGTCCTGCCAGCCCCAACAGCTGCCTGAATAACACGAATGCCTTGAAGTGATCTGGAAAATAGAAAGCTCTATTAAACTCCCTGTGTTTCTCAATTCACTTAGCCATACAACTTGAggtatatatatagaaaattaGGAACCTAATTGGGTGAGGCCGCCATTCCTCTTCTGTGGTTCCATTTCCAAGCTGCCCTGAGCTATTAGACCCGAATGAGTACGCAACTCCTTTTGCACTCACAGCAATACTATGACCAGGGCCAGCTACTGCGTGTGATTTTTCCCGCCTGGAACATGCTTCCCCAGCTAGCAGGAATCTTAGAACAAGCTTCCAGGAGCCCCCACATTTTTGCTTCAGATCATGACATTGCTCCTGAGTCATTGGCTTAAATATAGCTCTTTTTCGGCACATATCAAGAGCTGCCAGCTCTGCTAAGGAGAGCTCGTTATCGGGTGCAAAGTTAGCAGGCTGCAGAAAGAAAGAGCAAGTAGCCTGCAAGACACATTATAAAGGAAATGAGCAGCACCATCAATTCAAAGCCAAATTAATGATTTAATGTGTACAACACCAAGTAAACAAACACTTGCCTCTAGAGTTGCAAGGTCCTGTGGATCCAAATTACATCCAGTAAGCACATGAAGAACGATAGACGGGTTGGCTGACAATGGGAATTCGCCAGGAGTCACATTCCCAAAGCAGTGCCGCACTTGTCTTTGAAATGTTGAGGTTACAATAGTAGCAGCAATAGGTTGTTCAGCAATGTTATGGTATTGAACACTCGAGGTTCCACTCGTCGAAGCGTCCATGGGCACTGCTAGATTCTGCAGTGCCCCAATTAGGCAATGGGAGGATTTCTAAATCACtataaaaccaaaaaaatgcACATACATAAGAAATTACTCTCTGAGCACATTCCAACAATTATCTAGCACAAAAGTTTCCATTTTTAGCAAGAAGAATCTTGAAGTTTACCTTAAATTGGAAGCTGATCACAAAAATTTCAAGCCTCACACCTACAAACAATAGAAAATCATCATCACTCAAACAGATTTGACGAAAAGGAAATTACAACTCAAGCCTATGATCTTATCAAATAATGTTCAAACTCAAGACATAGAAACCATAAAAAGTCAAGAAATACAGTAATTTACAGCAGGAAGCAACAGAGACAGATTCTACAAGAAACCCAACTCAAGGGTTACAGATACAGAAAGGCAAAGGTAACTGTAACGTGAAGGATACCAAAATACCAATCCTTCAACAGAGGATATTCCTATTCCACCTCACAAAAGAAATtctcaaataaaattaatgatcaATCAATCAAACATAATAAAGTTTTGATCTTTATTGTGCTAAGGGTCTAAAGACCATCAGATGATCCTAGCTACAAGTGAgaattatataataaatatacatGGGTAACTCTTAAAAGTCTCTACATTTTGATCATCAAAGATCCAAgaaaacatcaaattcaagaaagaaagaaaaaaacaaaaaattattacATGACAAAGAGCCCCAAAGATTCCTCAAAACCcatgtgaattttttttcaagaaatctATACTATTCTGATCAAACAAGATGAGTAACCAAGTGGGTATCAGATCAAAAGACTGATCAAgcgttttttcttttttaacttttattttactttttggaTAGCGATATAAGCAGAAAAAATAGGTGATTTGATGGGATgtattttttttggaagaatTTCAATTTTAGCTAAATAAAAAATGGGATTATTTTGTTCTCAGAAGTATATATAAAGGGTGGAACCGAAGGGAAGATGATGAGGTGTCTCTCAAGAGAAAACCAAAGCTAGAGGCTTGGATATATATACTGACACCCACACATTGCATATCCATCATTGCTGTGTACCCTCAAACTACGCTGGTTGCTTTTTGCACGTCACCCTTCTTGTTACCTTGTGGTAACTCAATACTAATTTTTAGACTACCACAATAccctctttttcttgttttgttttaCCCATGGAGCATGGGTATTACTTTATggattattaatatttaaaagtAAGTTTATTTATCTCTAAAATTGAtgtggtaaaaaaaaataaaaaaataaaagcatGAGTGTCGgataaaaatttaaagtgaaaaaataaacaaaatccTCCTTACACTCTATTCCAACGTCTCTTCTTCTTCACGCATACCTATTGTCCCCTCCTTcttcattctttattttatcataattttttatttttcatcacaaTCTCAAAGTATGAGATAACAAAATAGCATCGAAAAACCTCTCTCTTGCCACCACCGCCATCGCCGTTTTCGGTGATTCTTCAAGTATTTTTAGAACATAAAAATACGTATTTAAACCTAATGAAAACTTTCCCTTTAAGTTTCAATACAATAGTCATCTATATAATTGCTTATTAGAtaattgtaggggtaaaatTCACGCTCGATAAATGGATAAACCAACTTACGACACATGCCTGAATTCAAATCGGAGAGACATTGATCCTCTTTACCTCAGTCCAGGAGAATCCTGGGATCGCAATCCTCGGTATGAATTGGACTGGTACATTGCCTCGATACAACCAAAGCCTCCCTTTCCCCcgccaaaaaaaattcaactatcGCACCCTCATATTAATCCCTGGTTAGATCATTGGTTAGCATCgagtctagagttggtttgttCCAATCGGTCTCGAGCCCAATGTCAGAGCTTAGTCACATGCTACTAAAATAGCCTTTTCAAAACTAACATATAGTTTTTTCACAATATGGCATAGGTTTTGGCCTATAAAAAGAACCTGCTCAGAAGAGAGAAAGGCATGAATTGCCCTCTCCAAAAAGATGAGAAGTTCCATTTTAGGGTTATGATGAAATAGGGCATTTGACCCCTTTTCTTCTCTtgtattttttcctttctttgacTAGTTtacattcttgtatttaatctCTACTTTGTTGGTTTATCTAAATGGATCTTGATCGAGCTTAATTCAGTTGTCTTCAACTCCTCTTTACAAATCTATTGTTATCCGGAATGACAAACTTTTTTGATAAACAGTTTGAT contains the following coding sequences:
- the LOC129880420 gene encoding ultraviolet-B receptor UVR8 yields the protein MDASTSGTSSVQYHNIAEQPIAATIVTSTFQRQVRHCFGNVTPGEFPLSANPSIVLHVLTGCNLDPQDLATLEATCSFFLQPANFAPDNELSLAELAALDMCRKRAIFKPMTQEQCHDLKQKCGGSWKLVLRFLLAGEACSRREKSHAVAGPGHSIAVSAKGVAYSFGSNSSGQLGNGTTEEEWRPHPIRSLQGIRVIQAAVGAGRTMLISDTGKVYAFGKDSFGEAEYGVQGNKVVTTPQLVESLKDIFVVQAAIGNFFTAVLSREGRVYTFSWGNETKLGHQTEQADLEPRPLLGALENIPVVQIAAGYCYLLALACQPSGMSVYSVGCGLGGKLGHGTRTDEKVPRLIEQFQTLNIQPAVVAAGAWHAAVVGNDGRVCTWGWGRYGCLGHGNEDCESAPKVVEALSNVKAVYVATGDYTTFVVSDDGNVYSFGCGESSSLGHNTAAAEAQGNRHSNVLFPEVVTSLKQLNERVVQISLTNSIYWNAHTFALTESGKLYAFGAGDKGQLGVELSANQTERAIPERVDIDLS